A window of the Mesotoga prima MesG1.Ag.4.2 genome harbors these coding sequences:
- the hflK gene encoding FtsH protease activity modulator HflK, translating to MVDVRIEEPEDNFTGNGGPKKSFFWSGLFVLLVIVAIVAVYFLSGFFLVGPDQVGLIKRFGKFTNSVGPGLGYHLPFPIESVVVIDTSNLRKQEIGFRTIRTGTYQTYANESLMLTGDGNIVSVELVVQYYVGDPAKLAFTIVDDGDIVRFTTESVLREEVASSTIDSILTTERDTISIRTAERVQEELDRLDTGIIVKNVFLQEVAPPQQVITAFDDVNSAKQDKEKLIYEAEKYTNDIIPKAEGEAAQIIKDAEGYAQERILNAEGEAERFLEILEEYEKAPDVTRTRMYLETLNKILSEASKTVVLDQSSVLKLLDLEGSVR from the coding sequence ATGGTTGATGTAAGAATCGAGGAACCTGAAGATAATTTTACCGGGAACGGAGGACCAAAGAAAAGCTTTTTCTGGTCCGGCCTCTTTGTATTGCTGGTTATTGTCGCAATCGTTGCCGTGTATTTCTTGAGCGGCTTCTTTCTGGTTGGTCCCGATCAAGTGGGGCTGATAAAGCGGTTCGGCAAATTTACGAACAGCGTAGGGCCAGGACTTGGGTATCACCTGCCCTTTCCCATTGAAAGTGTAGTCGTTATCGACACTTCGAATTTGAGAAAACAGGAGATTGGGTTCAGGACGATCAGAACTGGGACCTATCAGACCTATGCAAACGAGTCCCTAATGCTTACCGGAGATGGAAATATCGTCTCGGTCGAGCTGGTTGTACAGTACTACGTGGGTGATCCTGCGAAGTTGGCTTTCACTATTGTTGACGACGGAGATATCGTAAGATTCACGACCGAATCGGTTCTCAGGGAGGAAGTTGCTTCGAGCACCATTGACTCGATATTGACAACAGAGAGGGACACTATTTCTATAAGGACTGCGGAGAGGGTTCAGGAAGAACTTGATAGACTTGATACAGGAATTATTGTGAAAAATGTTTTCCTTCAGGAGGTCGCTCCGCCGCAGCAGGTTATCACAGCCTTCGACGATGTGAATAGTGCCAAGCAGGACAAGGAAAAGCTAATCTACGAGGCTGAGAAATACACTAACGACATTATTCCAAAGGCCGAAGGAGAAGCTGCCCAGATAATTAAGGACGCCGAAGGCTATGCCCAGGAGAGAATCCTAAATGCCGAAGGAGAGGCCGAAAGATTCCTCGAAATTCTCGAGGAATATGAAAAGGCTCCAGACGTAACAAGAACGAGAATGTATCTTGAGACCCTTAACAAGATTCTTTCTGAAGCAAGCAAGACAGTTGTGCTCGATCAGAGCAGTGTTCTGAAACTCCTTGATCTTGAAGGGAGCGTGAGGTGA